The Candidatus Angelobacter sp. genome window below encodes:
- a CDS encoding VacB/RNase II family 3'-5' exoribonuclease, which translates to MGKNDKKNGCFHVGRIFITHFGYAFVSVYGLEKDIFIPKNKTEQALGGDKVIVKIKKKNRLEGQVVYLLDIKKKYYLGTLSLAKTTSYGFVQADNNYINVDIFISEKNFNKAKNKDKVIVEWEKTSTQPNIIEILGVSGFQKTEISAILIEYGWPSRKVEIESKKIPEKISLEEIRLRRDLRSEITFTVDPFDAKDFDDALSLKKLGENTWEIGVHISDVSYYLIEGSLLDLEASKRATSIYFVDFVVPMLPKILSNHLCSLLPNSERLCFSAIFEINKKAKLLKSWFGKTIIKSYKRFTYAEVQEIIEKYSGTFFEEILILEKLAQKLRKERLDKGSINFNKSEIKFILDGHHNPKKICLKKNKMANFVIEEFMLLANKKVSEFVSIHVKKKLSTYIYRVHDKPNSEKLLVLKKIIKTLGYTINLRNRKTISYSMNSLLESVKNKPEENLIITFAMQAMSKAKYSTNNIGHYGLFFDYYSHFTSPIRRYSDIMAHRLLDIYLKNGKSPSKEIYEKKAEHCSSKEKIAYEVERVYIKYMQLKYIECIHGNEFEGIISGFNEFGISVELEISKAISKVEGIILLRNMKDDNYAFYPTKYRVIGEKYGRSYHLGQRVLVKVEEVNIEKRTINFQLKKNLNNEYNNNSSRK; encoded by the coding sequence ATGGGTAAAAATGATAAAAAAAATGGATGTTTTCATGTAGGTAGGATTTTCATTACCCATTTTGGATATGCCTTTGTAAGTGTATATGGTCTTGAAAAAGATATATTTATTCCTAAAAATAAAACGGAACAAGCTTTAGGAGGAGATAAGGTTATCGTAAAAATTAAAAAAAAAAATAGACTTGAAGGTCAAGTAGTATATCTTCTTGATATTAAAAAAAAATATTATTTAGGTACGTTAAGTTTAGCTAAAACGACATCTTATGGATTTGTCCAGGCAGATAATAATTATATTAACGTAGATATTTTTATTTCAGAAAAAAATTTTAATAAAGCAAAGAATAAAGATAAGGTTATCGTGGAGTGGGAAAAAACCTCGACCCAGCCTAATATTATAGAAATATTAGGGGTATCTGGATTTCAGAAAACAGAAATTTCTGCTATATTAATTGAATATGGATGGCCGTCTCGGAAAGTTGAAATAGAATCAAAAAAAATCCCAGAAAAAATTAGTTTAGAAGAAATAAGACTTAGAAGAGACTTGAGATCAGAAATAACTTTTACCGTAGATCCATTTGATGCAAAAGATTTTGACGACGCTCTATCATTAAAAAAACTTGGAGAAAATACTTGGGAAATAGGAGTACATATTTCTGATGTTTCTTATTATCTTATAGAAGGAAGTTTACTTGACTTGGAAGCTTCCAAACGTGCTACATCAATCTATTTTGTAGATTTTGTAGTTCCAATGTTACCAAAAATTTTATCTAACCATCTTTGTTCTCTACTTCCCAACTCAGAAAGACTTTGTTTTTCTGCCATTTTTGAAATTAACAAAAAAGCTAAACTTTTAAAAAGTTGGTTTGGAAAAACCATTATAAAGTCATACAAAAGATTTACTTATGCAGAAGTGCAAGAAATAATAGAAAAATATTCTGGAACTTTTTTTGAAGAAATTCTTATTCTAGAAAAATTAGCCCAAAAATTAAGAAAAGAACGATTAGATAAAGGATCTATAAACTTTAATAAATCAGAAATTAAATTTATTTTAGATGGACACCATAATCCTAAAAAAATTTGTTTAAAAAAAAACAAAATGGCAAATTTTGTTATTGAAGAATTCATGCTATTAGCAAATAAAAAGGTATCAGAATTTGTAAGTATACATGTAAAAAAAAAGTTAAGCACTTACATTTATAGGGTGCATGATAAACCCAACTCAGAAAAATTGTTAGTATTAAAGAAAATAATAAAAACATTGGGATATACAATAAATCTAAGAAATCGTAAAACTATTTCTTATTCAATGAATTCTTTATTAGAATCCGTTAAAAATAAACCAGAGGAAAATCTTATTATTACTTTTGCTATGCAAGCTATGAGTAAAGCGAAGTATTCGACAAATAATATTGGACATTATGGTCTATTTTTTGATTATTATAGCCATTTTACATCTCCTATTAGAAGATATTCCGATATTATGGCCCATCGTTTATTAGATATCTATTTAAAAAATGGAAAATCTCCATCAAAAGAGATATACGAAAAAAAAGCGGAACATTGCAGTTCTAAAGAAAAAATAGCCTATGAAGTGGAACGAGTTTACATAAAATACATGCAGTTAAAATACATTGAATGTATTCATGGAAATGAATTTGAAGGAATAATATCTGGATTTAACGAATTTGGAATTTCTGTAGAATTAGAAATATCAAAAGCAATATCAAAAGTTGAAGGAATTATACTTCTTCGTAATATGAAGGATGATAATTATGCATTTTATCCTACTAAATACAGAGTAATAGGTGAAAAATACGGACGTAGCTACCATTTAGGACAAAGGGTCCTAGTAAAAGTAGAAGAGGTTAATATAGAAAAAAGAACCATTAACTTCCAGTTGAAAAAAAACTTAAATAATGAATACAATAATAATTCAAGTAGAAAATAG
- a CDS encoding 50S ribosomal protein L25, translated as MNTIIIQVENRKNLGKKARKILLNSGKIPCVLYGVKENILFSVQSELFKKLIYPSIVFLEFIEDKKKIRSILKEIQFHPVYDTILHADFYKLLEGQKMELEVPIKIIGRSMGIGKGGKINIFLKTLKIRALPEKMPNYIELDITDIDIGARLRVKDILTKKKYKILNDNESVILTIK; from the coding sequence ATGAATACAATAATAATTCAAGTAGAAAATAGGAAAAATTTAGGTAAAAAAGCCAGAAAAATTTTGCTAAATTCTGGAAAAATTCCCTGTGTCCTTTATGGAGTAAAGGAGAATATTTTATTTTCTGTCCAATCAGAACTCTTTAAAAAGTTAATTTATCCTTCCATTGTTTTCCTTGAATTTATCGAGGATAAGAAAAAAATTAGATCGATTCTAAAGGAGATCCAATTCCATCCAGTGTATGATACTATTTTACATGCGGATTTCTACAAATTATTGGAAGGTCAAAAAATGGAATTGGAAGTACCGATAAAAATTATAGGTCGTTCTATGGGAATAGGTAAGGGAGGAAAAATCAACATTTTTTTAAAAACTCTTAAAATAAGAGCTCTTCCTGAAAAAATGCCTAATTATATAGAATTAGATATTACGGATATTGACATAGGAGCTCGTCTTAGAGTTAAAGATATTTTAACTAAAAAAAAATATAAAATATTAAACGATAATGAATCTGTTATTTTAACAATAAAATAA
- the tsaD gene encoding tRNA (adenosine(37)-N6)-threonylcarbamoyltransferase complex transferase subunit TsaD: protein MRETPIILGIESSCDETSASVSKGFRVLSNEVSTQEIHKNFGGVLPELASRFHQKNIVYIIQKALSSAKISKDQLNAVSFTIGIGLIGSLFVGASFAKSLALTLNIPLIGVHHVRAHILAHFIEGVHYNPPDFPFLCLTISGGHTKIVLVNDFFKINLLGKTVDVSVGETFDKVAKLWGFPYPGGPLIDKYAIEGNPNRFSFSKPKINGLNFSFSGLKTHILLFTKKQLKIDSMFIKKNLPDLCASLQKVICDILIEKIENAVFKTKIHKVALSGGVSANSELRKRFFHISLQKGWEIYLLPKEYTLDNAAMIALVGFLSYRKKKFYHFSMGTKK, encoded by the coding sequence ATGAGAGAAACACCTATTATTTTGGGTATAGAATCATCTTGCGATGAAACATCAGCTTCTGTGAGTAAAGGGTTTCGTGTACTTTCAAACGAAGTATCCACCCAAGAAATACATAAAAACTTTGGTGGAGTTCTACCAGAATTAGCCTCTAGATTTCACCAAAAAAACATAGTTTACATCATTCAAAAAGCTCTTTCTTCAGCAAAAATATCTAAAGATCAGTTGAATGCAGTTTCTTTTACAATAGGTATTGGTCTTATTGGCTCTTTATTTGTAGGTGCTTCTTTTGCTAAATCTTTAGCTTTGACACTAAATATACCCCTAATTGGAGTGCATCATGTTAGAGCTCATATTTTAGCTCATTTTATTGAAGGGGTTCATTATAATCCTCCAGATTTTCCTTTTTTATGTTTAACCATAAGTGGAGGACATACAAAAATAGTACTTGTAAATGATTTTTTCAAAATTAATTTGTTAGGAAAAACGGTCGATGTTTCAGTGGGAGAAACTTTTGATAAAGTAGCCAAACTCTGGGGGTTTCCTTACCCTGGAGGTCCTTTAATTGATAAATATGCGATAGAGGGGAATCCTAATCGTTTTTCTTTTTCAAAACCTAAGATAAATGGATTAAATTTTAGTTTCAGTGGATTGAAGACTCATATTTTGCTTTTTACGAAAAAACAATTAAAAATAGATTCCATGTTTATTAAAAAAAACTTACCAGATTTATGCGCTTCATTACAAAAAGTTATTTGTGATATTCTAATTGAGAAAATTGAAAACGCTGTTTTTAAAACAAAAATTCATAAAGTAGCTCTTTCTGGAGGAGTTTCAGCAAACTCAGAATTACGTAAACGATTTTTCCATATTTCTTTACAAAAAGGGTGGGAAATTTATCTTTTACCCAAAGAATATACTTTGGATAATGCAGCTATGATAGCGCTAGTTGGTTTTCTAAGTTATAGAAAAAAGAAGTTTTACCATTTTAGTATGGGTACTAAAAAATAG
- the pnp gene encoding polyribonucleotide nucleotidyltransferase — protein sequence MTFKVTNKAIKETVFLKDGRVLRIEAGFLARRADGSVVVSIGNTMLLATAVIGDKIEEHKENYFPLKVSYREKYYAGGKIPSGFVKREGRPSNEEILTMRLVDRVLRPLFPKNFSRAIQIMITLLSYGDGEVLPYSLAGLAASAALTISGVPFNGPISEVRIIKNNGKFIINPIIEQIEKSDMDLVIGASKDAILMIDGEMKEISEKHFLQALKEAHEYVKIQIEAQHRLFQKIKPQKKYYSYYINNNNFFEEKIKNRLYEFSYEEIIKISKSFLGKKHRSRKYEKVLKAFKKLLTEELYERKEICIKKYFYEIKRQVVRFIILKNYIRIDGRTPKQIRPIWSLVDYLPSVHGSALFTRGDTQSLVTVTLGSSIDVNRIDSAVLENREKFYLHYNFPPFSTGDIRQILGVSRREIGHGILAQRALNSIIPNENPYTIRLVSDTLESDGSSSMASVCAGTLALMDAGISIKNPVAGISMGLVTDEITNEGVIISDILSEEDYFGDMDFKIAGTKFGITACQMDLKNRGVPYNILEKVLFQAREGRLQILQKIIETLPVSRKNIKDSAPKIIYLDIPKDFIGSVIGSGGKVIQEIQEYTDTSISIEEKGGVGFVEVFGKNFNKIQKAVDLIKSITFFPKIGGIYKAKVKSIKDFGAFVELAKGVEGLLHISEIENKRLNKVEEVLKIGDEIKVKLIGIDGKKMKLSRKALLPQSKSTYVG from the coding sequence ATGACGTTTAAAGTAACCAATAAAGCAATAAAAGAAACCGTATTTTTGAAAGACGGAAGGGTTCTTAGAATAGAAGCAGGGTTCTTAGCTAGAAGAGCAGATGGATCTGTTGTAGTTAGTATTGGAAATACGATGCTTTTAGCAACAGCTGTTATAGGTGATAAAATTGAAGAGCATAAAGAAAATTATTTTCCTTTGAAAGTTTCATATAGAGAAAAATATTATGCAGGTGGAAAAATTCCAAGCGGATTTGTTAAAAGAGAAGGGAGACCTTCTAACGAAGAAATACTAACCATGCGTTTAGTTGATAGGGTACTTCGCCCATTATTCCCTAAAAACTTTTCAAGAGCGATTCAGATAATGATAACTCTTCTATCTTATGGAGATGGGGAGGTTTTGCCCTATAGTTTAGCAGGTTTAGCTGCTTCTGCCGCTCTAACTATATCTGGGGTCCCATTCAATGGACCTATATCAGAAGTACGTATTATTAAAAATAATGGAAAATTTATTATAAATCCTATAATTGAGCAGATTGAAAAATCGGATATGGATTTGGTAATAGGAGCATCTAAAGATGCTATTCTAATGATAGATGGAGAAATGAAAGAAATTTCTGAAAAACATTTTTTGCAAGCCCTTAAAGAAGCACATGAATATGTTAAAATTCAGATAGAAGCCCAACACAGATTATTCCAGAAAATAAAACCTCAAAAAAAATATTATTCTTATTATATAAACAATAATAATTTTTTTGAAGAAAAAATAAAAAATAGGCTTTATGAGTTTTCATACGAGGAAATTATAAAGATTTCTAAAAGTTTTTTAGGTAAGAAACATAGATCTAGGAAATATGAAAAAGTTTTAAAAGCTTTTAAAAAGCTTTTAACTGAAGAACTTTATGAAAGAAAAGAAATCTGTATAAAAAAATATTTTTATGAAATAAAAAGACAAGTTGTTCGTTTTATTATTCTAAAAAATTATATTCGTATTGATGGAAGAACTCCGAAACAAATTCGTCCAATATGGAGCTTAGTCGATTATCTTCCTAGCGTGCATGGGTCTGCGCTTTTTACTAGAGGAGATACTCAATCTCTAGTAACAGTAACTTTAGGTTCTTCCATTGATGTTAACAGAATTGATAGCGCCGTTTTAGAAAATAGAGAAAAATTTTATCTACATTATAATTTCCCTCCATTTTCAACTGGAGATATTAGGCAAATACTAGGCGTTTCTAGAAGAGAGATTGGGCATGGAATATTAGCACAGAGAGCTTTAAATAGTATCATTCCAAATGAAAATCCATATACTATAAGGTTAGTTTCGGATACACTTGAGTCAGATGGGTCTTCTTCTATGGCTTCTGTTTGTGCTGGAACTTTAGCTTTAATGGATGCTGGGATTTCTATTAAAAATCCAGTTGCTGGAATTTCTATGGGATTAGTTACTGATGAAATAACAAACGAAGGGGTAATAATTTCAGATATTTTAAGTGAGGAAGATTATTTTGGGGATATGGATTTTAAGATTGCAGGAACAAAATTTGGGATAACCGCATGCCAAATGGATCTTAAGAATAGAGGAGTTCCTTATAATATATTAGAAAAAGTTCTCTTTCAAGCTAGAGAGGGAAGATTGCAAATTTTGCAAAAAATTATAGAAACTCTTCCAGTTTCAAGAAAAAATATTAAAGATAGTGCGCCAAAAATTATTTATTTGGATATTCCAAAAGATTTCATTGGTTCTGTAATAGGTTCAGGCGGGAAGGTAATTCAAGAAATCCAGGAGTATACAGATACTTCTATTTCTATCGAAGAAAAAGGAGGAGTTGGATTCGTAGAAGTTTTTGGAAAAAATTTTAATAAAATTCAGAAAGCAGTTGATCTTATAAAGTCTATTACTTTTTTTCCAAAAATAGGGGGTATTTACAAGGCAAAAGTAAAATCAATTAAAGATTTTGGGGCTTTTGTTGAATTAGCTAAAGGAGTGGAAGGATTACTACATATTTCTGAAATTGAGAATAAAAGATTGAATAAAGTAGAAGAGGTTCTAAAAATTGGAGATGAAATAAAAGTAAAATTGATAGGAATAGATGGAAAAAAAATGAAACTTTCTAGAAAGGCTCTTCTACCTCAGAGCAAGAGCACCTATGTTGGATAG
- a CDS encoding type B 50S ribosomal protein L31 yields MKKNIHPENYRLVAFKDISSGDWFFSRSTVKTKDTIKIEDMDYPLYKLEISSKSHPFFTGKIKFVDTEGRIEKFLKKYKK; encoded by the coding sequence ATGAAAAAAAATATACATCCAGAAAATTATAGATTAGTTGCTTTTAAAGATATAAGTAGTGGAGATTGGTTTTTTAGCAGATCAACTGTTAAAACAAAAGATACGATAAAAATAGAAGATATGGACTATCCTTTGTATAAGCTGGAAATTTCCAGCAAATCTCATCCATTTTTTACAGGTAAAATTAAATTCGTTGATACAGAAGGACGTATAGAAAAATTTCTTAAAAAATATAAAAAATGA
- the ubiE gene encoding bifunctional demethylmenaquinone methyltransferase/2-methoxy-6-polyprenyl-1,4-benzoquinol methylase UbiE: MNLYKNSQIEKMFDRISPKYDFINHILSFGADFTWRKKVVSVIYSFYPKKVLDLASGTGDLAIMLVKTIKGLDVIGLDISDGMLEIGRKKIKTLKLENSIKMLKGNSRSMLFESNFFDAVTVSFGLRNFECLDLCLKEIHRVLKPGGVFVVLEFSKPKRKILKYLYTFYLHTLKFIGFLLSGDNLAYSYLQRSIFSFSHKSHIEKVFIDKGFLVKKIITLTLGIVSIYVSNKME; this comes from the coding sequence ATGAATTTATATAAAAATAGTCAAATTGAAAAAATGTTTGATCGTATTTCTCCAAAATATGATTTTATCAATCATATTCTTTCTTTTGGAGCTGATTTTACATGGCGTAAGAAAGTCGTCTCTGTTATTTACTCTTTTTATCCAAAAAAAGTGTTGGATTTGGCATCTGGAACAGGAGATTTAGCGATAATGCTAGTTAAAACAATAAAGGGACTAGATGTTATAGGTCTAGATATTTCTGATGGAATGCTTGAAATAGGAAGAAAAAAAATAAAAACTCTAAAATTAGAGAATAGTATAAAAATGTTAAAGGGAAACTCGAGATCTATGCTTTTTGAAAGTAATTTTTTTGACGCAGTTACAGTGTCTTTTGGCTTGCGAAATTTTGAATGTCTAGATCTTTGTTTAAAAGAAATTCATAGAGTTCTTAAACCTGGGGGAGTTTTTGTAGTTTTGGAGTTTTCCAAACCAAAAAGAAAGATTCTAAAATATTTATATACCTTTTATTTACATACCCTAAAATTTATAGGTTTTCTACTATCTGGAGACAATCTTGCATACAGTTATTTACAACGTTCAATATTTTCTTTTTCGCATAAATCTCATATAGAGAAAGTGTTTATTGATAAAGGGTTTTTAGTAAAAAAAATTATTACTTTGACTTTAGGAATAGTTTCCATATATGTCTCTAATAAAATGGAATAA
- a CDS encoding RNA polymerase sigma factor RpoD/SigA, with translation MRQLKITKQITNRDSESLDKYLKDIGKIRLLTHEKEIEFAKAIKENSNKRVIKTASQRLIEANLRFVVSIAKKYQNQGLSLGDLINEGNLGLIKAASRFDHTKGFKFISYAVWWIRQSIMQALAELSRCVRQPTNKIGLSNKINKTATHLEQKLHRTPSIREIAENLNLLEKSVEESIKNSVRQISMDAPLVDREDSNLYDVIRHEEYTRPDKSLDQEYLRKEIERALNTTLNDRERLVITLHFGLGGEPPMTLEEVGKVCDLTRERVRQIETCGLKKLRHSSARNLLVPYLGD, from the coding sequence ATGAGACAACTTAAAATTACCAAGCAAATAACTAATAGGGATTCCGAATCTTTAGATAAATATCTAAAAGATATTGGTAAAATCCGTCTTTTAACTCACGAAAAAGAAATAGAATTTGCTAAAGCGATTAAAGAGAATTCTAATAAACGAGTAATTAAAACTGCTTCTCAAAGACTTATTGAAGCTAATTTACGCTTTGTGGTATCTATTGCTAAGAAATATCAAAATCAAGGTCTTTCTTTGGGAGATCTCATTAATGAAGGAAATTTAGGCCTTATAAAAGCTGCTTCTCGTTTTGATCATACAAAAGGGTTTAAATTCATCTCTTATGCGGTTTGGTGGATTAGACAATCTATTATGCAAGCTTTAGCGGAACTGTCTCGATGCGTACGTCAGCCTACCAATAAAATTGGATTAAGCAACAAAATTAATAAGACAGCAACTCATTTAGAGCAAAAACTTCACAGAACCCCTTCAATAAGAGAAATTGCAGAAAATTTAAATCTTCTTGAAAAATCTGTAGAAGAATCTATAAAAAATTCTGTACGTCAAATTTCTATGGATGCTCCATTAGTAGATAGAGAAGATTCTAATCTATACGATGTAATTAGACACGAAGAATATACTAGACCCGATAAATCTCTAGATCAAGAATATCTTCGAAAAGAGATTGAAAGAGCGTTAAATACAACACTAAATGATCGTGAAAGGCTCGTTATAACTTTACACTTTGGTCTTGGAGGTGAACCTCCAATGACCTTGGAAGAAGTAGGAAAGGTATGCGATTTGACAAGAGAACGTGTTAGACAAATTGAAACTTGTGGATTGAAAAAATTAAGACATTCTTCAGCTAGAAATTTGCTTGTTCCTTATTTAGGTGACTAA
- the rpsO gene encoding 30S ribosomal protein S15, with protein MHFSKKKIFKKYGGFEENTGSTQSQIALLSFRINHLNKHLELNKKDFNSERALVNLVGKRKRLLKYLKKNRSLDDYENIIEKFNLR; from the coding sequence ATGCACTTTTCTAAAAAAAAAATTTTTAAAAAATATGGAGGATTTGAAGAAAATACAGGATCTACCCAATCCCAAATAGCTTTATTATCGTTTAGGATAAACCATTTAAATAAGCATCTTGAACTAAATAAAAAAGATTTCAATTCAGAGAGAGCTTTGGTTAATTTGGTAGGGAAGAGAAAGCGATTGCTTAAGTATCTAAAAAAAAATAGATCATTAGATGATTACGAGAATATTATAGAAAAATTTAATCTTAGATGA
- a CDS encoding nucleoside deaminase, with protein MIFSPDFYFMKIALKEAKCAFEKDEIPIGAVIVRNEKIITKAHNLVERLSNVTAHAEMQSIILASQIEGKYLQKCTIYVTLEPCFMCTGALFWTKIKRVVFGAKDRKMRNEMHFLHPRTTITQGIMEKECKDILQKFFLTKRKNNLVT; from the coding sequence ATGATTTTTTCGCCTGATTTTTACTTTATGAAGATAGCTTTGAAAGAAGCTAAATGTGCTTTTGAAAAGGACGAAATACCAATCGGTGCTGTAATTGTTCGAAACGAAAAAATTATCACAAAAGCACATAACCTTGTGGAAAGATTAAGCAATGTGACTGCGCATGCAGAAATGCAGTCAATTATTTTAGCTTCTCAAATAGAAGGTAAATATTTACAAAAATGTACCATATATGTAACTTTAGAACCTTGTTTTATGTGTACAGGGGCTCTGTTTTGGACAAAAATAAAAAGAGTAGTATTTGGAGCAAAAGATAGAAAAATGAGAAATGAAATGCATTTTTTACATCCTAGAACAACAATTACTCAAGGAATAATGGAAAAAGAATGTAAAGACATTTTACAAAAATTCTTTCTTACTAAAAGAAAAAATAATTTAGTCACCTAA